The sequence below is a genomic window from Betaproteobacteria bacterium.
CGCTCCGCGAGTGTGGATTACCTGGCGACGATCCGACCCTGAGCAGTCTCCGGGTGGAATTCGTCGAAAAACTTGTAGCTGCCGGGCTTCATGGGCGCGAAGACCAGCTTGCGGGTGACGCCGGGCGCCAGCACCGTTTCCTTCCTGAGTTCGAGGCTCTCGAATTCCGTGGCGCCCGGACCCTCGTTCCTGATTTCCAGGCGGAACTTGGTGTTGGCCGGCACTTCCAGGCTTGCCGGAAAGAGGCGGCCGTCTTTCATGACCAGCAGAAAGGTCGGCATGTCGTCGGCCAGGGCTGCGGTCGACACCACGAAGGCACCGAGCAGCACGGAAAGGAGAGCGTGTTTCACGGGATTGCCTCAATAGGCGATCGTGGCGCGCAGACCAAGCACCTTGACGCTCTTGGCGTCCGGGTTGGCGCCGGGGCGGCCGATCCACTGGAAGTCCGGGCTGATCTCGAACTGCGGCGAAATGCGGTAGCGGTAATAGACTTCCGCCACCTTTTCGGCGCCGGAGGGGGTGAAGGTGAAGTCGGCCACGCCGTCGCCATCGATATCGCCGCTGCCGCCGAGCTTCTGGTAGGCGCTGCTCGCCTTCAGCCAGCTGCCGCCGAAGCCGATGGCGTCGCCGCCGCGGCCCCAGTAGTTGCCGCTGACTTCGGCACCGAGCGCCAGGGCCTTCTTGAAGGGCAGTTCGCCATCGACCAGTTGACCGTAACGGCCGAACAGCTTGATTCCGTCACCCACCTGCTGGTCGATGGAAATTCCCACGCCGGAATGTTTGGCGGTATTGCCGTCGACATCGTCGGCCTTGCTGCGGGTCCAGGCGTAAGCGCGGTAGTTGCCGGCCAGGCCGCCGAAACTGCGCACCTTCTTTTCGGCCTGGGCGATGAGCAGTGGCCTGGCGAGGCTCTTCTGGTAACTGGCGCCTCGCTCGCCGGCGCCGAAGACGCCCAGCGACAGGCGCCAGGGCTCGGCTCCGTCGCGCACATTCACGTAGGAGGCGATGAAACCCGGCTGGAAGCCGTTGGCGTCGACGGCCACTTCGCCGCCGGCGTCGAGCAGCGGGTTATGGACGAAGGCGGAATTGAGGAACTGCACCGACTCGTCGCCGGCAGCCTCGTTCTGGTCGAAGAAGCCGAAGATGTCGATCTTGCCGAAGGTCAGCTCCAGGGTCTCCCGCGAGTAGGGGCGAAAGCCGCCGAAGGGCAGGGGAATCGCCGCCTGGTACCAGGCCTGGCCGAGGATGGCTACCGAGTCGTCGGGGTTGGCGCCGCTGGCCCGGAAAGCCACCGAGTTGGGGGCGCTGGCGAAGTGGCCGAGGTTGCCGAAGGCGACGTTCAGGCCCTGGCCCTGGCCGATGCGGACATGGGCGAAGACCTTCTGGTCGATGTCGCCGATGGGCTCCAGAGGCAACTCCACCGTCACGTCGGCCCGGTAGTTGAGCTGGCTGCCGCCGTCGGTGGTGCCTTTCGGCAGGCCGGAAGCATGCTGGGCAACGGTGGTAAGCGCGGCGCCGACCTGGATGCCGTCGAACTTCTCGGCGATTTTCGACGCCTTCTTCATGTCCAGAGCGTCCTTCTCGACGGCCTTCAGGCGGGCGGTGATCTCCGGTTCGTATTGCGAGATGCGGTCGCTGTCCAGGCCCTGGGCGACCTTCTCGTTCTCGGCCTTGAGGGACTTCACTTCCTTTTCCAGTTCCGCGTTCCTCGCTTCCAGCTTGTCCAGGCGGGCGACCAGTTTTTCCAGCAGGGCGGCGTCCGGGGCCGCCAGGGCGGGCGCGGCCAGCCCGGCCGCCACCAGGGCAGCCGTCAGGGTGACGAGACGCATGATCAATAGCCGCCTTTTTTGCCGATGCCGACGTAGGTGAATTCGTACTCGACTTCGAAGGGCTTGAACCAGGGGCGCACGCCGGTGGCGCGGTCGGTGTGGCGGCCGAAGTGGGCGTGCTTGTTCTCGGAGGGCGGCAGGATGGTGTATTTCACCTTGTACTTGCCGGGGCCGGCGAGCTTGATGTTCTCGCCGTAGTGGGGGCCGTCGTTGGCCACCATGGGCATGAAGTCGCCAGCCACCTTGTAGTCGCCGCCGATCTTGGAAACCTCGTACTTGACCAGCAGGTAAGGAATCCAGGCGCCTTCCTCGAAACCGTTGGGGTTGTTGGCCAGCGCGTGGATGTCGGCCTCGATGTGGATGTCGGATTCCGATACCTTCTTCATCATGCCCTCGGGCTCCATCTCGACGGGCTGCAGGTAGACGGCGGCGATTTCCATGCCCGCCTTTTGCTGGGGCACGCCGATGGGGTATTCGAGGGCGAGGGCCGGGGTGGCCAGGGTGGCGGAGAGCGCGAGGCCTGAGATGGTTTTCCTGAGGGACAGCATGAGATGAACTCCGGGGTTCCTCTGGCTGGCTTGCACGGCGGCTGGCTGGCTTGAGCGGGTTGATTGCGGGTCGAGTGGTGCGGGGGGCTATTTGCGGTCTTCGCCGGGCTGGGTGACGAAGCCGATCTTGCCCAGGCCGGCCCGGCGCGCGGCGCTCATGGTTTCGGCGACACGCTCGTAGCGGGTGGCCCGGTCGGCCTTGAGATGCAGTTCGGCGTTGGCGTCGCTGGCCACGGCGTCGCGGAAGCGGGCTTCCAGGTCCGCGGCATCCACGGCCTCGCTGCCTACGAAGACCCGGTTGTCGGCGTCGATGAAGACTTGCAGGGTCATCGGCTTTTCCGGCGTCGGGGTGCTGGAGGCCCGGGGCAGGTCCACCTTGACCGAATGGGTCATCAGGGGGGCGGTGATGATGAAGATGATGAGCAGCACCAGCATCACGTCTACCAGCGGCGTGGTGTTGATTTCTGTCATGGGGGCGGTGTTGGCCCCCGGGGTCAGGTGTCCCATGGCCATTTACGCGGCCTCCGCGGCGGCGCGGGCGCGCATGGGGTGGATCTGGGCGCTGTTGGCGGCGAAGGGCTTGCCGACGGTGAAGAAGGCGTGCAGGTCGTGGGCGAAGGCGTCGAGGTCGGTGAGCAGCACCCGGTTGGACCGGGTGAAGGCGTTGTAGGCGAAGACCGCAGGCAGCGCCACGCCGAGGCCGGCGGCGGTCATGATGAGGGCCTCGCCCACGGGGCCGGCCACCTTTTCCAGGGCCGCCTGGCCGGAGAGCCCGATGGCCACCAGGGCGTGGTAGATGCCCCAGACGGTGCCGAAGAGACCGACGAAGGGCGCCGTGGCCCCCGTGGTGGCCAGCAGCGTGAGGCCGTTTTCCATCTCCGCCTGGGTGCAGGAAAGCTGCTGGCGCAGCGCCCGTTCCATTTGCTCAGCGGGGTCGAAGCGGGAGGCCAGGCGGCCGACGGCGCTTTCGCAGTCGTTGTTGCAGCAATTGGCCTGCACGGCAAGCTGGGCGTAGGGACTGTCGGCGCCGCCCGCACGCAGGCGCTCGATGCCTTCGGCGACGCGGGTGGCGGACCAGAAGCCGGCCACATTGCGGGCGGACCGGCGCAGGCGCCACCAGTCCCAGGCCTTGGCCAGGATCAGATACCAGCTGGCCACCGACATCAGCACCAGAATGACGGCGACGGTGTGTGAAACGGCGTCGCCGCTGGCCCACAGGTGGGCCAGGCCGAAGGAGTTTTCCTGCATGTCAATGCTCCAGTTTGAAAAGGATGGGAACCAGAACCCAGCTCTGCACCGCGGTTTCGCCGCGGCGGGCGGGGACGAAGCGCCACTGGCGCACGGTGCCGGCCGCAGCTTCGTCGAGGCGGGGGCTGCCGGAGGAGGTCTTGATTTCGACCGTCTCGGCGGCGCCACCGGGCGATACGAGGACGCGCAGGACGACCTTGCCTTGTTCGCCCAGGCGGCGGGATAGCGGCGGGTAGGGCGGGGCCGGATTCCTCAGGTAGTCCGCGTCGAAACGGGGCTGGATGATGGCTTCCTGGAGCGGCGCCGGAGCTGGCGCGGGCAGGGCCGGCGGGGTCGGTGCCACCATCGGGGCTGTGGGGGCCGGCGCCTCGCTGGTGGTGGTTTCCAGGATCGGGGCGATCTTCTTCGGCTGGATCTTCAGGGGAACCGGCTTGGGGGCGACGACGGGTAATGGCTTGGGCTGTACCGGCTGCTCGACTGGCTGCAGGAGGTCGACCACCAGGGGCAGCTCCATGATCTGGGGGGCGATGGTGCGGGCGGCGGCGACGAGCAGCAGGAGCGCCACATGGGCGCCGACGACGGTGGCGAGCAGGCCGCTGCGGCGCAGGGGCGAGGGATGGGAGAGGGCGTAGGACATCGCGGCGGGCGGTGCGGCGGGCGTTTGGCGGGCAGGTTGGGGGGGCAGCTACTTGGTCAGAATCAGCTTGTTTTCCCGGGTGATGCGCAGCAGATAGCGCTGGCCGGCGTGCTCGATTTCGACCGCTTGATGATCGCCAAACAGGGCCCTGCTGGGGATGGGGTCCGGAGAACGGCCGCTATCGGGGACGGCTGTCGAGGCCCATGCGAGCGACGGCGGGGGGCGCTGAGAATTCATGGAATGCGAACGAAAATGAGAACGGTTCGCATTGTAATTATTATTGAGAGTGCGTGTCAATATGTCTGCGGCCCTTGCTTTGCCGTTCGGGGCAACCCCGACCTTGTTTGGCGCAGTGGCTCACCGCAGCGCTGGAGGGCAGCGCTATAATCGCCGCTTTCACAACAACCCGAAGAGATCGTCATGTCCCTCAACAACGTACCCTCCGGCAAGTCCCTCCCCAACGATTTCAACGTCGTCATCGAAATCTCCGCCCACGCTGATCCCATCAAATACGAAGTCGACAAGGAAAGCGGCGCCATCTTCGTCGATCGCTTCATGGGCACGGCCATGCACTATCCCTGCAACTACGGCTACATCCCCCATACCATTGCGGGCGACGGCGATCCGGTGGATGTGCTGGTGGTGACCCAGTTCCCGCTGCCCCCCGGTGTGGTGGTGCGTTGCCGCCCCATCGGCATGCTGGCCATGACCGACGAGGCCGGTGCCGATGCCAAGCTGCTCGCCGTGCCGGTGGACAAGCTCACCCCCATGTATCGCAGCGTGCAGACCCACGCCGACATCCCCACCATCGTCCTCGACCAGATCGCCCACTTCTTTGCCCACTACAAGGATCTGGAGCCGGGCAAGTTCGTCAAGGTCACGGGCTGGTGCGGCCCCGAGGAAGCCAAGAAGGAAATCATGGAAGGCGTCGCCCGCTACAACGACGCCAAGGAAAAGCCCGCCTATTGAGCGGTTCCTGATGTTGAAGATCGCCGTCGCCCAGTTCAATGCCGTCGTCGGCGATCTCGCGGGAAATGCAGCCCGGATTGCCGCCTGGGCGGTAGAGGCGCGGGCCGCGGGGGCTCAGGTTCTTCTGACCCCCGAACTGGCGCTCAGCGGCTATCCCCCCGAGGATTTGCTCCTGCGCCCCGATTTCTACCGGGCCGCAGCGGCGGCGCTCGAAGACCTGGCCCGGCAAGCCGTCGGAATCACCCTGGTGGTGGGCTTCCCCGAGGAGGCGGACGATGGTCGGCGCTTCAACGCCGCGGCCGTGCTGGCCGATGGCCGGCGTGTCGCCACCTACCGCAAGCAGCGCCTGCCCAATTACGAAGTCTTCGACGAGAAGCGCTATTTCGAGCCGGGGAGTGAAGCCTGCGTCGTCTCCATCGGCGGGGTCGCCTGCGGCATCAACATCTGTGCCGATATCTGGGAGCCGGGGTCGGCCGAGCTTGCCCGGCAGGCTGGGGCGGAACTGTTGCTGGTCCTCAACGCCTCGCCGCTGCACCTGGAAAAACAGGCTTTGCGGACGGAAATCCTCGCCCAGCGGGTGAGGGCGACAGGTCTCGCCGCAGTTTACGCCAATCTGGTGGGCGGCCAAGACGAACTGGTCTTCGACGGCGCTTCCTTTGCCCTGGACGCCGACGGTCGCCTGGCGATGAGCCTGCCGCAGTTCGAGGAAGTCCTGGGCCTGGTCGAATTTTCCGCCGGTCGCCTGAGCTCCGCCCAGCGGGCGTCTGCTCTTGCGGTGGAGGCGGAAGCCTACGGTGCCCTGGTTCTCGGGGTACGCGACTACATCGGCAAGAACGGCTTTCCGGGCGCGATCATCGGCCTCTCGGGGGGGATCGATTCGGCCCTGACCCTGTGCGTGGCCGTCGATGCCCTGGGGGCCGACCGGGTGCGGGCGGTGATGATGCCCTCGCCCTACACGGCGGACATGAGCCTGGACGACAGTCGGGCCATGGTGCGTACCCTGGGGGTGCGCTACGACGAGATTCCCATCGCGAGCGCCATGGCAACCTTCGACGCCCTGCTGGCGCCGGAATTTGCCGGCCTCCCCCCGGACACGACGGAGGAAAACCTCCAGGCTCGCATCCGGGGCATGATCCTCATGGCGCTTTCCAACAAGACCGGGGCGCTGGTCCTGACCACGGGCAACAAGTCGGAAATGGCCGTCGGCTACGCGACGCTGTACGGCGACATGGCCGGGGGGTTTGCGGTCATCAAGGATGTGTTCAAAACCATGGTGTATCGCATTTCCCGCTATCGCAACGGGATTTCGCCGGTGATCCCGGACAACATTCTGGTGCGTCCGCCCTCCGCCGAATTGCGGCCGAACCAGACCGACCAGGATTCCCTGCCTCCCTACGAAATCCTCGACGCCATCGTCGCCGCCTACATGGAAGAAGACCGTTCGCCGCGGGAGATCGTGGCGGCAGGCCTACCTAAAGAAGCCGTGCACCGCGTGGTGCGACTGCTGCGCATTGCCGAGTACAAGCGCCGACAGGCGCCGGTGGGAATTCGCATCACGCCCCGTGGCTTCGGCAAGGATTGGCGTTATCCTATTACCAATCGCTATCGCGATGAATTGTGAACCCTGTGAGACGAGACATCCATGAAGAAGATCGAAGCCATCATCAAACCGTTCAAGCTGGATGAGGTCCGCGAGGCCCTGTCCGAAGTCGGCGTCACCGGCCTGACCGTGACCGAGGTCAAGGGTTTCGGGCGCCAGAAGGGGCATACCGAACTCTATCGCGGTGCTGAATACGTCGTCGATTTCCTGCCCAAGATCAAGATCGAGATCGTGGTTGCAGGGGACCGTGCCGAGCAGGCCATCGAAGCGATCATCAAGGCCGCCCGCACCGGAAAGATCGGCGACGGGAAAATTTTCGTCATGCCGGTCGAACAAGTCGTGCGCATCCGTACCGGCGAGACTGACGAAGCGGCCATCTGACCTCAGGGAGGTGAATCATGGGTGGTATTGCTGATCCCGCCTTGCGGGCCAGACTCCTGGAATTCCTCGATGGCGACGAAGCCGCCTACCCCAGGCTTCTGGAACAACAGTTTCCACGCATCGCCGCCAAGGTGGTCGAGTTGTGGGGTACGGCCGAGCTCGATCATTACCTTGAGGGTCTGATGGTTTCCGATCGGCCTGACCGCCAGGGCTTTCCACCCGATGTGGCGATGGAAATCTTCCGCCTGTCCATGGTGCACGGCGCCCTGGGGCTGAGTTCAAAAATCAGCGGTACGGGCTGGGCCGGTATCGACGATGGCGAGCTCTACCGCAAGAGCATGAACCGCGGTTAGTCCGAGATTTGCGGCGCCCGCGGGGGCGGACGGCGAACTGGCGCTCAGCGCCGCGAATGCAACAGCACCAGCAAAGCGCCTTCACCCCCGTCCCGGGGTGCCGCCTGGCAGTAGGCGAGGACTTCAACCTTCTGCATCAGCCAGCCCCGGGTCAGGCGGCGCAGGATGGACTGCCGCCCCGGCGATCCGAACCCCTTGCCGTGAATGACCCGCAGGCAGCGCAGCCCCCTGCGACTTGCGTCGGCGATGGCGCTGGACAGAAAATGCCGCGCCTCGTCCCGGTTGAGGCCATGCAGGTCGATCTCGGCCTGAACGACCCAGCGCCCCCGGCGCAAATCACGCAGCGTCGAGGTCGCGATTCCCGGCCGCAGGTAGTGGGGTTCGTCGCCGCCTTCCAGCCTGTCCTGGAGGCCGATAGGGCCATGCAGTGTCTCGCACAGCGCAGCCCGCTCGTCGGCTTGCGATTGAACGGGGCGGGGCGGCGGCGGATTCAGGGTGCCCAGGCACACCCGGTTCGCTGGGGGAAGAGGGGTGGCGTCGGCCACGGCGGCGTGGAAGGCCGCGAGGTCGTCCGCGTCGGGCGGCGGCGAGACATAGGGCTTTCTCCCCATGGTCCTGGGACGATCGGAGCCGCGTCGCCCGTGGGATTTCCGTACGTCGCCGCTTCAGGCCAGGCCGAGCTGGTCCAGATAGCGCTCGGCGTCCAGGGCGGCCATGCACCCGGTTCCCGCCGAGGTGCAAGCCTGACGGTAAATGTGGTCTTGCACATCGCCGGCGGCAAACACGCCGCTTATGCTGGTCAGGGTGGCATTGCCCTCGCGGCCGCCGCGAGTGACGATGTAGCCGCCCTCCATTTCCAGCTGGCCTGTGAAGAGGTCGGTGTTGGGTTTGTGGCCGATGGCGATGAAGACACCATCCACCTTGATTTCCCTGGTGCTTGCGTCGGCGGTGGCCTTGACCCGCAGACCGGTGACGCCGGAGGCATCGCCCAGGACCTCGTCCAGGGTGCTGTTCCACAGGATGGTGACCTTGCCGGCCTTTTCCTTTTCGAACAGCTTGTCCTGGAGGATTTTCTCGGAGCGGAATTTGTCGCGGCGGTGGATGACCGTGACGTGGCTGGCGATATTGGCCAGATAGAGCGCTTCCTCGACTGCGGTGTTGCCACCCCCAACCACGGCGACGGGCTTGTTGCGGTAGAAGAAGCCATCGCAGGTGGCGCAGGCGGAGACCCCGCGCCCGGCGAACTTCTCCTCCGAAGGCAGGCCGAGGTACTGGGCTGAAGCGCCGGTGGCGATGATGAGGGCGTCGCAGGTATAGGTGCCGGAGTCCCCGACGAGCGTGAAGGGTTTTTCGCCGAGGCGGGCGGTGTGGATGTGGTCGAAGATGATTTCGGTGTCGAAGCGCCGCGCATGCTTTTCGAAGCGCGCCATGAGATCCGGGCCCATGACTCCGTCGGCGTCGGCGGGCCAATTATCGACCTCGGTGGTGGTCATCAGCTGACCGCCCTGGGCCAGGCCGGTGACCAGGACGGGTTTGAGGTTGGCGCGGGCGGCGTAGACTGCAGCGGTGTAGCCGGCGGGGCCGGAACCCAGGATCAGGAGCCGGCAGTGGCGGGGGGCATTGGACATGACAGGCCTTCGTGGTGTTGGATGGCCGGATTATAAGCGGGGGGGCCGGCAAAGTTTTTTCGCCTTACCCTAGTCCTTTTGGGAAAGAAGATTATAATTGCCCGATAACTCCATGACACAAAAGTGAAACTATGGTACAGGCCGCTCACGCCCTCAGCTTGGTTGTCCTTCGTAACGTGCCGCTCTTTGCGGGTCTGGACGAAAGCGAACTTGAACGTCTTTCCCGGGTCTGCGGACGCAAGCGGGCCGAGCGCGGCGAATTCGTCGTCCGCTCGGGGGACACCACCGATTGCCTATACATCATGCTTACCGGCCGGGCCAAGGTGACCAACAGTGACGAAGAGGGCCGGGAAATCATTCTCGCCATGCTGGGGCACGGGGAGTCCTTCGGAGAAATGGGTCTGATCGACGGCAGTCCCCGGTCGGCGGATGTGGTGGCCCTGGAGGCCAGCGAACTCCTGGTGCTGGGCAAGGAGGAGTTCCAGCGCTGCATGCGCGACAATTTCCAGGTGGCCCTGAAACTCATGCAGATCCTGGTCCGCCGCCTGCGGGAGGCCGACCGCAAGATCGAGAGTCTCGCCCTGCTCGATGTCTATGGCCGGGTGGCGCGCCTGCTGCTCGAAATGTCGGAACTCGACGAAGGCAAGCGGGTGGTGAAGCGCAAGATTTCCAAGCAGGACATGGCTCGCATGATCGGGGCCTCCCGGGAAATGGTCAGCAAGGTGGTCCGGGATCTCGAATTGAGCGGCTATATCACCTACGAGAGTGACCGTATCGTCATCACCGGAGAGTAGGGTGGCCGCCGGACGTCTGGCGGAGCGGGCGCCCAGTCCCCTGCCCGAAAAGATCGGCGGGCTGCTTCAGGAAACCCGCTGGCTGGCCCTGGGTGCCGTGGCCCTGTTTCTTTCGCTCGCCCTGTGGGGATTTGCCAAGGACGATCCGGGCTGGTCCCACGCCGTCGTTTCCGCTTCCCTGCACAATCCCACGGGTCGCTTCGGCGCTTGGGTGGCCGATCTCCTCCTCTACGTCTTCGGGCTTTCCGCGTGGTGGTGGGTGGCGCTGATGCTGATGTGCGTGCGCTGGGGGGTGCAGCGCCTGAGCGCCTCGGCCGGGGAGCCGGACCGCCGTCCGCTCTACCTCGCCCTGGCGGGTTTCCTCGCTCTGCTTGTCTCCAGTTCCAGCCTGGAAGCGATTCGCTTCCACTCCTTGCGGGCGGAACTTCCCCTTGCTCCCGGCGGGCTGCTGGGGCTGGAATTCGGCCAGTGGCTTGCAGCGGCTTTCGGCTACACGGGGGCGACCCTGCTCCTCCTGGTGGCTGCTGCCGCAGGGTGGGCCCTGTTTTCTGGCATGTCCTGGCTCGCGGCCTGCGAGGGTCTCGGTTTGGCCTTGGAGAAGATCACAGGGGGCGTCTATGGCTTGTTCGACCGCTGGCGTGATCGCCGTATTGGCCGCGAGACCGCCCAGCAGCGCGAGGAAAGTGTCGAGGTGGAGAAGCGACGGGTCGAACTGCACGAGCCCATCATCATTGAACCGTCGCCCCCCGAGGTGCCGATTTCCAGGAAGGCCGAGAAGCGTATCGAGCGGGAAAAGCAGGTCTCTCTCTTCCCCGAGGCGATGATTGGTGGCCGCCTGCCTCCTCTGCATCTCCTCGATCCGGCGCCGCCGGCCACCGAGACGGTCAGTGCCGAAACCCTGGAATTCACCTCCCGCCTGATCGAGCGCAAGCTGGCCGATTTCGGGGTACAGGTCAAGGTTTTGGCCGCCCTGCCGGGGCCGGTCATCACGCGCTACGAAATCGAGCCTGCCGTGGGCGTCAAGGGGGCCCAGATCGTCAATCTGGGCCGGGATCTGGCGCGGGCCCTGGCCCTGGTGTCGGTCCGGGTGGTCGAGACGGTGCCCGGCAAGTCCTGCATGGCACTGGAACTGCCCAATCCCCGGCGTCAGACGGTGCGCTTGTCGGAGATCATCGCCAGCCGACCCTACAACGACATGGTCAGCCCGCTTACGGTGAGCCTGGGCAAGGATATCGGCGGATTGCCCGTGGTGGCCGATCTGGCCAAGACCCCCCACCTGCTGGTCGCCGGCACCACGGGTTCCGGCAAGTCGGTGGGCATCAACGCCATGATTCTTTCCCTGGTTTACAAGGCCGAGCCGGAAAACGTCCGCCTGATTCTGGTGGATCCGAAGATGCTCGAGCTCTCGGTCTACGAGGGGATTCCTCACCTGCTCGCTCCGGTGGTCACCGACATGAAGCAGGCCGCCAACGCGCTGAACTGGTGCGTGGGGGAAATGGAACGCCGCTACAAGCTGATGTCCGCCCTGGGGGTGCGGAATCTTTCCGGTTACAACGCCAAGGTGCGCGACGCCGAGAAGCGTGGCGAACACCTGCCCAATCCCCTGACGCTCACTCCGGAAACGCCCGAACCCCTGACCCACATGCCGTATCTGGTGGTGGTGATCGACGAACTCGCCGATTTGATGATGGTGGTCGGAAAAAAGGTCGAGGAACTGATTGCGCGTCTGGCGCAGAAAGCCCGCGCTGCGGGGATTCATCTTGTCCTCGCAACCCAGCGCCCGAGCGTTGATGTCATCACCGGCCTCATCAAGGCTAATATTCCGACGCGTATGTCCTTCCAGGTTTCCAGCAAGATCGATTCCCGCACCATCCTCGACCAGATGGGCGCCGAATCCCTTCTCGGCCAGGGCGACATGCTCTACCTGGCGCCGGGGACAGGCTACCCGACCCGGGTCCACGGGGCGTTCGTTTCCGACGACGAAGTGCATCGGGTGGTCGAGCATCTCAAGTCCCTCGGTGCGCCGGAGTACGTGGCGGAGGTTCTTGTCGGCAGCGGCGAGGATGACGAAGCTGCGGGCGAGGGCGGTGACGGCACTGGGGACGCGGAGAACGACCCGCTCTACGATCAGGCCGTGGAGGTGGTGCTCAAGAACCGCCGCGCGTCGATTTCCCTGGTGCAGCGCCACTTGCGCATCGGCTACAACCGGTCGGCCAGGCTCATCGAGGCCATGGAGCGATCCGGCCTCGTGTCGGCCATGGACGGACGGGGCGGCCGCGAGGTTCTGGCACGGAAAGAATCCGAGTGAAGCGGGGTCTCGCGGCGCTGGCCCTCCTGCTGGCTTCCGCCGCCGCGGGTGCTGCGGCCCTGGATCAACTGGACCGCTTTCTTGAGACGACGCGCAGCTACCGGGCAGAGTTTTCGCAACGGGTGGTCGCCAAAGGGGGGCGCAAGCCCCAGATTTCGGCCGGTACCCTGGCCATTCTTCGGCCGGGAAAGTTGCGCTGGGAGGTTCTGCGGCCCTATCCGCAATTGGTGGTCGGCGACGGCGAGCGGTTCTGGATTTACGATCCCGAGTTGAGGCAAGTCACGGTGCGAAAGGCAGGTGAAGCCATCGGCAGTTCGCCTGCGGCCCTGCTCTCGGGCAGCGAGGACTTGCGCAAGAATTTTGCGCTTGCGGAAGCCGGAGAGGCCGACGGGTTGGAGTGGGCAGAAGCGCGGCCCCGGGCTGCCGATAGCGGCTTCGAGCGCCTGCGCCTAGGGTTTTCCGGCGGAGAATTGAAGGCCATGGAGTTGCACGACCAGTTTGGCCAGGTCACCACCGTCGAATTCACCCGTGTCGAGCGCAACCCCAAGCTTGCTCCTTCGCTTTTCCGCTTCGTTCCGCCTTCCGGGGCCGACGTGGTCGGCGAGTGAGGCGTTGCCCGAATGTACTGGCGGGTTCCCGGTGCGCCTGCCTGCTGGGCGATGGCGGGGCACCGTAGCGATGCAGGCTGGTGGGCGCTCGGGTACGAAGTGAGCGGGCTATCGGGGTTCCTGGGTTGAGGCGCTGGGCCGGGATCCGCCGCTTTCTCCCGGTGGTCGCATTCTTCGCCGGTGTGGTGGGCGATGCCCTGACACTCGGTGTTCGGGTCCGCAGTCTCGATTTCTGGCGCCTCGGGGCTTTGCTCGCCCTTGCCGCCTTCCTGATCGTGCTGCTTGCCCGCCGGGAACACCGGGGGGCACTGCCGCCTCCCGAGGGGGCAGGCTGGCGGGAACGTCTGCCCCGCTTGGCCTGGGATGCTCCCTATCTGGGCCTGCAGTTTTGTGTGGGAGGACTGTATTCAGCCCTCTTCATCCTCTATTCCAAGAGTTCCGGACATTTCGCCGCCTGGCTGGTGACCGGGTTGCTGGCGTTTCTTCTGGTGGCCAACGAATTTTGGGGTCGTGCCTATGGGGGGCGATTTACCCTGATCTGGGGACTGTTTGCCTTCTGCGCCATGCTGCTCATGAACTTCGCGCTGCCCTTTGCAGCCGGGAGCCTGGATCCCCGCTGGTTCTATCTCTCCACGGCTCTGGGGCTGGGTCTGGCCCATGGGCTGCGCCTCGCCTCCCCAGGCCGTCCCGGTCGCATCCTGCCGGCCTGGGTCGCGGCGGGGGCTCTGATCCTGG
It includes:
- a CDS encoding DNA translocase FtsK 4TM domain-containing protein; translated protein: MLQETRWLALGAVALFLSLALWGFAKDDPGWSHAVVSASLHNPTGRFGAWVADLLLYVFGLSAWWWVALMLMCVRWGVQRLSASAGEPDRRPLYLALAGFLALLVSSSSLEAIRFHSLRAELPLAPGGLLGLEFGQWLAAAFGYTGATLLLLVAAAAGWALFSGMSWLAACEGLGLALEKITGGVYGLFDRWRDRRIGRETAQQREESVEVEKRRVELHEPIIIEPSPPEVPISRKAEKRIEREKQVSLFPEAMIGGRLPPLHLLDPAPPATETVSAETLEFTSRLIERKLADFGVQVKVLAALPGPVITRYEIEPAVGVKGAQIVNLGRDLARALALVSVRVVETVPGKSCMALELPNPRRQTVRLSEIIASRPYNDMVSPLTVSLGKDIGGLPVVADLAKTPHLLVAGTTGSGKSVGINAMILSLVYKAEPENVRLILVDPKMLELSVYEGIPHLLAPVVTDMKQAANALNWCVGEMERRYKLMSALGVRNLSGYNAKVRDAEKRGEHLPNPLTLTPETPEPLTHMPYLVVVIDELADLMMVVGKKVEELIARLAQKARAAGIHLVLATQRPSVDVITGLIKANIPTRMSFQVSSKIDSRTILDQMGAESLLGQGDMLYLAPGTGYPTRVHGAFVSDDEVHRVVEHLKSLGAPEYVAEVLVGSGEDDEAAGEGGDGTGDAENDPLYDQAVEVVLKNRRASISLVQRHLRIGYNRSARLIEAMERSGLVSAMDGRGGREVLARKESE
- a CDS encoding Smr/MutS family protein, translating into MGRKPYVSPPPDADDLAAFHAAVADATPLPPANRVCLGTLNPPPPRPVQSQADERAALCETLHGPIGLQDRLEGGDEPHYLRPGIATSTLRDLRRGRWVVQAEIDLHGLNRDEARHFLSSAIADASRRGLRCLRVIHGKGFGSPGRQSILRRLTRGWLMQKVEVLAYCQAAPRDGGEGALLVLLHSRR
- the trxB gene encoding thioredoxin-disulfide reductase, with amino-acid sequence MSNAPRHCRLLILGSGPAGYTAAVYAARANLKPVLVTGLAQGGQLMTTTEVDNWPADADGVMGPDLMARFEKHARRFDTEIIFDHIHTARLGEKPFTLVGDSGTYTCDALIIATGASAQYLGLPSEEKFAGRGVSACATCDGFFYRNKPVAVVGGGNTAVEEALYLANIASHVTVIHRRDKFRSEKILQDKLFEKEKAGKVTILWNSTLDEVLGDASGVTGLRVKATADASTREIKVDGVFIAIGHKPNTDLFTGQLEMEGGYIVTRGGREGNATLTSISGVFAAGDVQDHIYRQACTSAGTGCMAALDAERYLDQLGLA
- a CDS encoding P-II family nitrogen regulator → MKKIEAIIKPFKLDEVREALSEVGVTGLTVTEVKGFGRQKGHTELYRGAEYVVDFLPKIKIEIVVAGDRAEQAIEAIIKAARTGKIGDGKIFVMPVEQVVRIRTGETDEAAI
- a CDS encoding Crp/Fnr family transcriptional regulator, which translates into the protein MVQAAHALSLVVLRNVPLFAGLDESELERLSRVCGRKRAERGEFVVRSGDTTDCLYIMLTGRAKVTNSDEEGREIILAMLGHGESFGEMGLIDGSPRSADVVALEASELLVLGKEEFQRCMRDNFQVALKLMQILVRRLREADRKIESLALLDVYGRVARLLLEMSELDEGKRVVKRKISKQDMARMIGASREMVSKVVRDLELSGYITYESDRIVITGE
- a CDS encoding NAD+ synthase, which codes for MLKIAVAQFNAVVGDLAGNAARIAAWAVEARAAGAQVLLTPELALSGYPPEDLLLRPDFYRAAAAALEDLARQAVGITLVVGFPEEADDGRRFNAAAVLADGRRVATYRKQRLPNYEVFDEKRYFEPGSEACVVSIGGVACGINICADIWEPGSAELARQAGAELLLVLNASPLHLEKQALRTEILAQRVRATGLAAVYANLVGGQDELVFDGASFALDADGRLAMSLPQFEEVLGLVEFSAGRLSSAQRASALAVEAEAYGALVLGVRDYIGKNGFPGAIIGLSGGIDSALTLCVAVDALGADRVRAVMMPSPYTADMSLDDSRAMVRTLGVRYDEIPIASAMATFDALLAPEFAGLPPDTTEENLQARIRGMILMALSNKTGALVLTTGNKSEMAVGYATLYGDMAGGFAVIKDVFKTMVYRISRYRNGISPVIPDNILVRPPSAELRPNQTDQDSLPPYEILDAIVAAYMEEDRSPREIVAAGLPKEAVHRVVRLLRIAEYKRRQAPVGIRITPRGFGKDWRYPITNRYRDEL